One region of Brachyhypopomus gauderio isolate BG-103 chromosome 9, BGAUD_0.2, whole genome shotgun sequence genomic DNA includes:
- the bloc1s2 gene encoding biogenesis of lysosome-related organelles complex 1 subunit 2 isoform X1, which yields MAATGEEAAAMDSGGRVPAPPTVLPLRSDAEQKDVGHDGPNENTGPVPKRPANNNDGCVETAEEATEPAQPDINELCRDMFDKMAVFLQGELTATCEDYKLLENMNKLTSLKYMEMKDISINISRNLQDLNQKYASLQPYLDQISQIEEQVTALEQAAYKLDTYSKKLGVCGKALRQCSVCTGPH from the exons ATGGCCGCGACAGGGGAGGAGGCAGCTGCGATGGACAGTGGTGGTCGCGTTCCTGCGCCTCCGACAGTCTTACCTCTGAGGAGTGATGCTGAACAAAAAGATGTGGGTCACGACGGTCCAAATGAAAATACAGGGCCTGTACCGAAAAGGCCCGCCAATAACA ATGATGGCTGTGTGGAAACGGCAGAAGAGGCCACCGAGCCTGCACAGCCTGACATCAATGAACTATGCAGAGACATGTTTGATAAAATGGCAGTATTCCTTCAAGGAGAACTCACAG CCACATGTGAGGACTATAAACTTCTGGAGAACATGAACAAACTAACCAGTCTGAAGTACATGGAGATGAAGGACATATCCATTAACATCAGTCGCAACTTACAAGATCTTAATCAGAAAT ATGCAAGCTTGCAGCCGTATCTAGACCAGATCAGTCAGATCGAGGAGCAGGTCACTGCACTGGAACAGGCAGCGTACAAACTGGACACGTACTCCAAAAAACTGG GAGTTTGTGGGAAAGCTCTAAGGCAGTGCAGCGTCTGTACTGGTCCACATTAA
- the bloc1s2 gene encoding biogenesis of lysosome-related organelles complex 1 subunit 2 isoform X2, translating to MAATGEEAAAMDSGGRVPAPPTVLPLRSDAEQKDVGHDGPNENTGPVPKRPANNNDGCVETAEEATEPAQPDINELCRDMFDKMAVFLQGELTATCEDYKLLENMNKLTSLKYMEMKDISINISRNLQDLNQKYASLQPYLDQISQIEEQVTALEQAAYKLDTYSKKLEAKFKKLEKR from the exons ATGGCCGCGACAGGGGAGGAGGCAGCTGCGATGGACAGTGGTGGTCGCGTTCCTGCGCCTCCGACAGTCTTACCTCTGAGGAGTGATGCTGAACAAAAAGATGTGGGTCACGACGGTCCAAATGAAAATACAGGGCCTGTACCGAAAAGGCCCGCCAATAACA ATGATGGCTGTGTGGAAACGGCAGAAGAGGCCACCGAGCCTGCACAGCCTGACATCAATGAACTATGCAGAGACATGTTTGATAAAATGGCAGTATTCCTTCAAGGAGAACTCACAG CCACATGTGAGGACTATAAACTTCTGGAGAACATGAACAAACTAACCAGTCTGAAGTACATGGAGATGAAGGACATATCCATTAACATCAGTCGCAACTTACAAGATCTTAATCAGAAAT ATGCAAGCTTGCAGCCGTATCTAGACCAGATCAGTCAGATCGAGGAGCAGGTCACTGCACTGGAACAGGCAGCGTACAAACTGGACACGTACTCCAAAAAACTGG AGGCCAAGTTTAAGAAACTGGAGAAGCgatga
- the bloc1s2 gene encoding biogenesis of lysosome-related organelles complex 1 subunit 2 isoform X3, with amino-acid sequence MAATGEEAAAMDSGGRVPAPPTVLPLRSDAEQKDVGHDGPNENTGPVPKRPANNNDGCVETAEEATEPAQPDINELCRDMFDKMAVFLQGELTATCEDYKLLENMNKLTSLKYMEMKDISINISRNLQDLNQKYASLQPYLDQISQIEEQVTALEQAAYKLDTYSKKLEMAA; translated from the exons ATGGCCGCGACAGGGGAGGAGGCAGCTGCGATGGACAGTGGTGGTCGCGTTCCTGCGCCTCCGACAGTCTTACCTCTGAGGAGTGATGCTGAACAAAAAGATGTGGGTCACGACGGTCCAAATGAAAATACAGGGCCTGTACCGAAAAGGCCCGCCAATAACA ATGATGGCTGTGTGGAAACGGCAGAAGAGGCCACCGAGCCTGCACAGCCTGACATCAATGAACTATGCAGAGACATGTTTGATAAAATGGCAGTATTCCTTCAAGGAGAACTCACAG CCACATGTGAGGACTATAAACTTCTGGAGAACATGAACAAACTAACCAGTCTGAAGTACATGGAGATGAAGGACATATCCATTAACATCAGTCGCAACTTACAAGATCTTAATCAGAAAT ATGCAAGCTTGCAGCCGTATCTAGACCAGATCAGTCAGATCGAGGAGCAGGTCACTGCACTGGAACAGGCAGCGTACAAACTGGACACGTACTCCAAAAAACTGG